In Bos javanicus breed banteng chromosome 2, ARS-OSU_banteng_1.0, whole genome shotgun sequence, the following proteins share a genomic window:
- the NMI gene encoding N-myc-interactor isoform X2 produces MAADEDNKEQVLKECEQAEEIMKDKQNQKLISEITKENIQLKEEIKKLEAELQETTRTSQINEDIPETKIKFTSVENPESDSEFLDISYSCQVSSKVPYELQKGQALITFEKEEVAQNVIRMEYHHVQVQNENVMLTANPVSLNSGVKFQVHVGVSKMKINVTDIPDELPESQMRDKLELSFSKSRNGGGEVEYVEYNKQTRSALITFVESGVADKILKMKDYPLYINQNCHRVTVSPYTETHLKKFQVFSGVSKRTVLLTGLKDLQTTDEEVVEDFISIHFQREKNGGGEVEVVKCSLGQPHTAYFEE; encoded by the exons ATGGCAGCTGATGAAGATAACAAAGAACAAGTTCTTAAGGAATGTGAGCAAGCTGAAGAAATTAtgaaagataaacaaaaccag aaattaattagtgaaattacaaaggaaaatattcaGTTAAAGGAGGAGATCAAAAAACTTGAAGCTGAGTTACAGGAGACCACCAGGACCTCCCAG ATTAATGAGGATATTCCTGAAACAAAGATAAAGTTCACATCTGTGGAGAATCCTGAGAGTGACAGCGAGTTTTTAGATATCTCCTATTCATGTCAAGTGAGCTCAAAAGTCCCTTATGAGCTGCAAAAAGGACAAGCACTTATTacctttgaaaaagaagaag ttgcccAAAATGTGATCAGAATGGAATACCATCATGTGCAGGTACAGAATGAAAATGTGATGCTCACGGCCAACCCAGTTTCATTAAATTCAGGAGTCAAATTCCAG GTTCACGTAGGAGTGTCTAAAATGAAAATCAACGTTACCGACATTCCTGATGAACTGCCAGAAAGTCAGATGAGAGACAAGCTAGAATTGAGTTTCTCTAAGTCTCGCAACGGAGGCGGAGAAGTGGAGTATGTGGAGTATAACAAGCAGACCCGGAGCGCCCTCATCACCTTTGTGGAAAGTGGAG ttGCTGAcaagattttgaaaatgaaagactATCCTCTTTATATAAATCAAAACTGCCATAGAGTTACAGTTTCTCCATACACAGAAACACACTTGAAAAAGTTTCAG GTATTTTCAGGAGTATCTAAGAGGACAGTGCTTCTGACTGGACTGAAAGACCTTCAGACGACGGATGAAGAAGTTGTAGAGGATTTCATTAGCATTCACTTTCAGCGGGAGAAGAATGGAGGTGGAGAAGTCGAGGTGGTCAAATGTTCCCTCGGGCAACCTCACACAGCATACTTTGAAGAATAG
- the RBM43 gene encoding RNA-binding protein 43 — protein MASVLNVKESKASERTVVVADLPVDLNDQLVTTLVKIHFEDTDNGGGVVEDVTYPTRTKGVAYVTFKEKTVAENVVRKKKHSLAGMAGSAQLIVSHFSEKIFSSVKAVLDLSVFRSQIRLESLVMDLKREIPTLCFSPLEANGRISVQGTFLAIEKLKESLLLKASFLLENSSNRQSPRGSTRRSSHALKPPRSLTPETTKRGESLVLDTDTFLYLKKRTKFYESTLRRFHVLCQETVDGEITTLCIKNAQGGSQSNNEKKVKESIEKYSHILHFELRKETFILEGKEDREKENIKLACERLSLNYLQVLVNFYKTHIDVIGSPPDTYLFKKEVMELIRQKVR, from the exons ATG GCATCAGTTTTGAATGTTAAGGAATCCAAAGCTTCTGAAAGAACTGTAGTAGTTGCTGATCTTCCAGTTGATCTTAATGACCAGTTAGTGACCACATTAGTGAAGATTCACTTTGAAGATACTGACAATGGGGGTGGAGTTGTTGAAGATGTGACATATCCAACAAGAACTAAGGGAGTTGCATATGTAACATTCAAAGAAAAAACAG TTGCAGAGAATGTCgtcagaaaaaagaaacactctCTAGCAGGCATGGCTGGATCTGCTCAACTCATAGTCTCCCACTTCAGTGAAAAG ATCTTTAGCTCTGTAAAGGCTGTCCTTGATCTTTCTGTTTTTCGGAGTCAAATCCGTCTAGAAAGTCTGGTAATGGACCTGAAAAGGGAAATCCCAACGTTATGCTTCAGTCCTTTGGAAGCCAACGGAAGAATCTCTGTTCAAGGAACATTTCTGGCTATCGAGAAGCTCAAAGAATCTTTGCTATTAAAAGcaagttttcttttagaaaacagTAGCAATAGACAGAGCCCCAGGGGAAGTACACGGAGAAGCAGTCACGCTTTAAAGCCACCCAGGTCGTTGACACCCGAGACTACGAAAAGAGGAGAAAGTCTTGTTCTTGACACAGATACTTTCCTTTACCTGAAGAAGAGGACAAAATTTTATGAAAGCACACTGAGAAGATTTCATGTTCTATGTCAAGAGACAGTGGATGGTGAAATTACCACACTTTGTATAAAGAATGCTCAAGGTGGTTCTCAGTCAAACAAtgaaaaaaaggtaaaagagtCCATTGAGAAATATTCACATATTCTTCACTTTGAGCTTAGAAAGGAGACATTTAttttggaaggaaaggaagatagagagaaagaaaatattaagttGGCGTGTGAGCGGCTAAGTTTGAATTACCTTCAGGTTCTGGTTAATTTCTATAAGACACACATCGATGTTATAGGATCTCCTCCTGACACATACTTGTTTAAAAAAGAGGTCATGGAATTAATAAGACAAAAAGTTAGGTAA